Proteins found in one Cobetia sp. L2A1 genomic segment:
- a CDS encoding putative DNA-binding domain-containing protein — MPGISHYRKCIRSHIRDVLETTYASTCEQLSSQHKTRLVDSFIDYHSAKAPEFHHIATEILIFVIEKLWFSPSMIKVMEYEWLLLTIEINPAEVFKNTDIRHHCIFKNHNVIPNPTLSCIQLPFSLPIESHKKETPYETHPSIYYYMICRDHEHDIIYKELDKVDSAIIPTLSQSEGMTWKEIDLHYTPQFSEPELMKWLRKTHEMQFITISVQEAA, encoded by the coding sequence GTGCCGGGCATTAGTCATTATCGAAAATGTATCCGTAGTCATATTCGAGATGTCCTTGAAACGACTTATGCGTCAACCTGTGAGCAGTTAAGTTCACAACATAAAACCAGGCTGGTCGATAGTTTCATTGACTATCACTCAGCTAAAGCACCTGAGTTTCACCACATTGCAACCGAGATTCTCATCTTTGTTATCGAGAAACTCTGGTTTTCCCCAAGCATGATAAAAGTCATGGAATATGAATGGTTATTGCTGACGATTGAAATCAATCCCGCAGAGGTTTTCAAGAACACTGATATAAGACATCATTGCATTTTCAAGAATCACAACGTCATACCAAATCCGACGCTTTCTTGTATACAACTCCCCTTCTCTCTACCTATTGAGAGTCACAAGAAAGAGACGCCGTATGAAACTCATCCATCGATATACTATTACATGATATGCAGAGATCACGAACATGACATCATTTACAAAGAACTGGATAAAGTAGACAGCGCCATCATCCCGACGCTCTCACAATCAGAAGGCATGACATGGAAAGAGATCGACCTACACTACACCCCACAATTTTCTGAGCCAGAACTCATGAAATGGCTACGGAAGACTCATGAAATGCAATTCATTACCATCAGTGTCCAGGAGGCAGCATGA
- a CDS encoding DUF692 domain-containing protein, with the protein MRPIKSDSLGIGLRTDHIADLCKPNHRKDIAFLELAPDNWMNIGGKKREQLETLADHYPLVAHGLSLSIGDTAPLNLDYINNIKTFLDDYAIDVYSEHLSFSRDDQGYLYDLLPIPRRPENIPYLADRIKTVQDILERPLILENITYYHRYSQEMPEQEFIAALIEASDCRLLLDINNLYINSKNHHYDPVAFMMDIPKHAIDYYHIAGHGVEKNDTLIDTHGHPVSAPVMALGQKIINSHGKKPVLLERDNNIPPLQTFCTELKVLSKHLSYGVSNESSDNITIRNRDHDTSDKISDGHICSAGH; encoded by the coding sequence ATGCGGCCAATAAAATCTGATTCATTAGGGATTGGGCTACGTACAGACCATATCGCTGACCTGTGCAAACCCAACCATCGTAAAGATATTGCATTCCTCGAACTTGCACCTGATAACTGGATGAATATTGGGGGGAAAAAGCGAGAGCAGCTTGAGACGCTAGCAGATCACTATCCTCTTGTGGCACATGGTTTGAGTCTTTCAATAGGAGATACTGCTCCTCTTAACCTCGACTACATCAATAATATAAAAACATTCCTTGATGACTATGCCATTGATGTCTATAGCGAGCATCTTAGTTTCTCTCGTGATGACCAAGGCTATTTATATGATCTACTGCCCATTCCACGCCGACCAGAAAACATTCCCTACCTGGCTGACAGAATCAAGACTGTTCAGGATATTTTAGAGCGCCCGCTTATTCTTGAAAACATCACCTACTATCACCGATACTCACAAGAAATGCCGGAGCAGGAGTTTATTGCCGCCTTGATAGAAGCGTCTGACTGTCGCCTTTTACTGGATATCAACAACCTCTACATCAATAGCAAAAACCATCATTATGATCCCGTTGCCTTCATGATGGACATCCCAAAACATGCCATTGATTATTATCATATTGCAGGCCATGGAGTAGAAAAAAACGACACACTCATTGATACTCATGGTCATCCGGTCTCCGCTCCTGTCATGGCATTAGGTCAAAAGATAATCAACAGTCATGGGAAAAAACCGGTTCTTCTTGAGAGGGATAACAACATCCCTCCATTGCAAACATTTTGCACAGAACTCAAAGTGCTATCAAAACATCTCTCATATGGAGTCAGCAATGAATCCTCCGACAACATTACAATCAGAAATCGTGACCATGACACGAGCGATAAGATCTCCGACGGACACATCTGTAGTGCCGGGCATTAG
- a CDS encoding MBL fold metallo-hydrolase, with product MNKVFQKISLSLVISIFAGISAPTWASSTQCSSKDFSLQMLGSGGPISDDMRASSGELVWWKGKPRVLIDAGGGTFLRFGQSGAHLEDVDFIGISHFHTDHSADLAAILKNGVFFKNMKEITISGPQGNHYFPSLTQFMQRIFGADEGAYRYLAGIFSGNDGINLKVDMEDVDYKSTQPTIVYEKDGLKITAMGIPHGDVPNLAYRIETSAGTIVISADQNGTNPYFIDFAKGADTLVLPAAITEGADSHSKFIHGSPTEMGKLAAAIQPKVVILNHFMGKSLREQDQVIKDFKKYYSGVVYASRDLSCFPITVKKGE from the coding sequence ATGAACAAGGTGTTCCAAAAGATTTCTCTCTCACTCGTAATCTCGATTTTCGCCGGTATTAGTGCACCGACATGGGCATCCTCCACTCAATGTTCCAGTAAAGATTTCTCATTACAGATGCTAGGCAGTGGCGGCCCTATTTCAGATGACATGCGCGCTTCTTCTGGAGAGCTTGTCTGGTGGAAAGGAAAACCAAGAGTACTGATCGATGCAGGGGGGGGTACCTTCCTGAGATTTGGTCAATCAGGCGCTCATCTTGAAGATGTCGATTTTATTGGCATCTCTCATTTTCATACCGATCATAGCGCCGACCTTGCTGCCATTCTGAAAAACGGTGTCTTCTTCAAGAATATGAAGGAAATCACCATCAGCGGCCCTCAAGGCAATCACTATTTTCCTAGCCTGACACAATTCATGCAGCGCATCTTCGGCGCCGATGAGGGCGCCTATCGTTATCTGGCAGGAATATTTAGTGGTAATGATGGCATCAATCTCAAGGTAGACATGGAGGATGTCGATTATAAAAGCACTCAGCCAACGATTGTCTATGAAAAGGACGGACTTAAAATCACAGCGATGGGAATACCTCATGGTGATGTCCCTAACCTCGCCTATCGTATTGAGACATCAGCAGGCACCATTGTTATTTCTGCCGATCAGAATGGCACCAACCCATACTTCATCGATTTTGCAAAAGGCGCAGATACGCTAGTACTCCCCGCTGCAATTACCGAGGGTGCGGATAGCCACTCTAAATTCATTCATGGATCCCCCACAGAGATGGGGAAACTAGCAGCTGCCATCCAGCCAAAAGTAGTGATATTGAATCACTTCATGGGCAAGAGCCTTCGGGAACAAGACCAGGTCATCAAGGACTTCAAGAAATATTATTCCGGTGTCGTTTACGCGAGTCGGGACCTCTCATGCTTTCCCATCACTGTAAAAAAAGGAGAATGA
- a CDS encoding NADH:flavin oxidoreductase/NADH oxidase family protein: MTSQPTHSRLFTPLTLPCGRVLKNRIIKASMSDSLGDGTGHPTETQMRLYERWAQGGVAASLIGEVQPDHRHAEKPGNLVLNELSNLEMFKALAARGGKHDAGLWLQLGHAGAMAYPPTSMPHGPSALNLPGLHCEAMSLEAIKALPSAMATTARLARQAGFGGVQVHAAHGFLLSQFLSPLFNQREDDYGGNLENRMRLLLEVIHAVREAVGADFPVAVKLNSSDQLEGGFEEAEALQVIAALEHAPIDLIDISGGTYFPGAKSASDARASGPYFVEFAKRARAVTSLPLMATGGFKTLAQAAAAVNDGEIDLVGLARPLALQPELANLWQAGECPEPEFPRFTAPPEGGVTAWYTLRLTQLGEDREHESLGKLDEVLSEYAARDAARAETWQAHFVRGDEAIG; encoded by the coding sequence ATGACATCTCAACCGACGCATTCACGCCTGTTCACGCCCCTGACACTCCCCTGTGGCCGCGTACTGAAGAATCGCATCATCAAGGCCTCGATGTCCGACTCGCTAGGTGATGGTACCGGACATCCGACAGAGACCCAGATGCGTCTCTATGAGCGCTGGGCGCAAGGTGGTGTGGCTGCATCGCTTATCGGTGAAGTGCAGCCGGATCATCGCCATGCCGAGAAGCCCGGTAATCTGGTACTCAATGAGCTCTCCAACCTGGAGATGTTCAAGGCACTCGCGGCACGCGGCGGAAAACACGATGCAGGACTATGGCTGCAATTGGGACATGCCGGCGCCATGGCATATCCACCCACAAGTATGCCGCATGGCCCCAGCGCGCTGAATCTTCCAGGGCTACATTGCGAAGCGATGAGCCTGGAAGCGATAAAGGCATTGCCCAGCGCCATGGCCACGACCGCTCGTCTCGCCAGGCAAGCCGGTTTCGGTGGCGTACAGGTACATGCTGCGCATGGTTTTCTGCTCAGTCAGTTCCTCTCACCGCTGTTCAACCAGCGAGAAGACGACTACGGCGGAAATCTGGAGAATCGAATGCGTCTGCTGCTGGAGGTGATCCATGCCGTGCGTGAGGCAGTCGGCGCGGACTTCCCGGTGGCGGTCAAACTCAATTCGAGCGATCAACTGGAGGGAGGATTTGAAGAAGCCGAAGCGTTGCAAGTCATCGCGGCACTTGAGCATGCTCCCATCGACCTGATCGATATCAGCGGCGGCACCTACTTCCCCGGGGCTAAATCCGCGTCGGATGCCCGTGCTTCCGGCCCCTACTTTGTCGAGTTTGCCAAGCGTGCCCGCGCTGTCACCTCGCTGCCACTGATGGCGACCGGCGGCTTCAAGACGCTTGCTCAGGCAGCGGCGGCCGTGAATGATGGTGAGATTGATTTAGTCGGGTTGGCGCGCCCTCTGGCCCTGCAACCTGAACTCGCAAATCTCTGGCAGGCAGGTGAATGCCCTGAGCCTGAGTTTCCGCGTTTCACCGCGCCACCAGAAGGCGGCGTGACAGCCTGGTATACCCTGCGTTTGACTCAGTTGGGCGAAGATAGAGAACATGAATCCCTGGGCAAACTGGACGAAGTACTTTCCGAGTATGCAGCGCGTGATGCAGCCCGTGCCGAGACATGGCAAGCACACTTCGTTCGCGGGGATGAGGCTATTGGCTGA
- a CDS encoding LysR family transcriptional regulator, translated as MEHMKAYTELDVFHAVLDAGTFTGAARQLGITHSAISKRIALLEQRLGAQLWVRSTRKMRLTEAGEVYALETRDLMERLRTVEQEITAGSSALKGRIRISCSNALGKLHIMPLLLGFMERYPEVVLDLTLTDAVVDMVHEGMDLAIRSTTLPDSGLIARRLATNLRVICASPDYLAHHGTPHSVSSLSEHVSLILNLPGGFNAWGLSSLPEMRCGFLSNSLEALHAACLNGCGIACLPHYLIADDVNMGRLTPLLAPVRGESTDTSLFIVRPDTTILPRRVRVLIDFLVESFEA; from the coding sequence ATGGAACATATGAAAGCGTATACGGAACTCGATGTCTTTCATGCAGTGCTCGATGCTGGCACCTTCACTGGGGCTGCCAGGCAGCTGGGTATCACCCACTCTGCCATCAGCAAGCGTATCGCTCTGCTCGAGCAGCGTCTTGGCGCTCAGCTATGGGTTCGTTCTACGCGCAAGATGCGTTTGACGGAAGCGGGGGAGGTCTACGCCCTGGAAACCCGGGATTTGATGGAGCGCCTGCGGACGGTGGAACAGGAAATTACGGCGGGTAGTAGCGCACTCAAGGGGCGTATCCGTATTTCCTGCTCCAACGCGCTGGGCAAGCTACACATCATGCCGCTGTTATTGGGCTTCATGGAGCGCTATCCCGAAGTGGTCCTCGACTTGACGCTGACAGATGCGGTGGTCGATATGGTTCATGAAGGGATGGATCTTGCGATTCGCAGTACTACGTTGCCGGACTCCGGATTGATCGCGCGCCGCCTGGCGACCAATCTCCGAGTCATCTGTGCGTCCCCTGACTATCTGGCACATCATGGCACTCCCCATTCAGTGTCAAGCCTGTCCGAGCATGTCAGCCTGATTCTCAACCTTCCTGGAGGCTTCAATGCATGGGGGTTGAGCTCACTACCCGAGATGCGCTGCGGCTTTCTCTCCAATTCGCTCGAAGCGCTTCACGCTGCATGTCTCAATGGGTGCGGCATTGCCTGTCTGCCTCACTATCTCATTGCTGATGACGTGAACATGGGGCGCTTGACCCCATTGTTGGCGCCTGTGCGAGGCGAAAGCACGGATACCAGTCTCTTCATCGTACGACCCGATACCACAATCCTGCCGCGGCGGGTGAGAGTGCTGATTGATTTCCTGGTGGAGAGTTTTGAAGCCTGA
- a CDS encoding CNNM domain-containing protein, with amino-acid sequence MFLLILFAVIAIGISFICSVLEAALLSLSPSYIASLKDEHPKRYAALAKLKDNIDKPLAAILTLNTIAHTVGATGVGAQVSVIFGEAWVGVASAVMTLLILVASEIIPKTIGATYWRQLSPMLPRVLNVMVLGLKPLIWLSEMITSRIGKHAHDIDLRGEIKALAQLGLEKKALESDEQRVITNILNLHEIKVRDVITPRPVCQTVSPEMTVADFDNQLAKWPFSRYPVMTEDERALGMIHRADVHQADPGTQLKELMRPISEIHAEDNVEHAFGRMQRERQHLCVVYDNLGNWLGVITLEDVMETILGEDIIDETDNVANLRRFARQRWIKRIGAKGEAQNATTHSDATDATKDDAQTP; translated from the coding sequence ATGTTTCTGTTGATCCTGTTTGCCGTCATTGCCATCGGAATCTCGTTTATCTGCTCCGTGCTGGAAGCGGCATTGCTGTCGCTCTCCCCAAGCTATATCGCAAGTCTGAAGGATGAGCATCCCAAGCGGTATGCCGCACTCGCCAAGCTGAAAGACAATATCGACAAACCGCTGGCCGCCATCCTGACGCTCAACACCATTGCACACACGGTGGGTGCTACAGGCGTAGGTGCCCAGGTATCCGTCATCTTTGGTGAAGCCTGGGTCGGTGTGGCATCAGCGGTGATGACACTACTGATTCTGGTTGCCTCCGAAATCATTCCCAAGACCATCGGTGCCACCTACTGGCGTCAGCTCTCCCCCATGCTGCCTCGCGTGCTCAATGTGATGGTATTGGGGTTGAAGCCATTGATCTGGTTATCAGAAATGATCACCTCACGCATCGGCAAGCACGCGCATGACATTGATCTGCGCGGCGAGATAAAAGCACTGGCGCAATTGGGGCTGGAGAAGAAGGCACTGGAAAGTGACGAGCAACGCGTCATTACCAACATCCTTAACTTGCATGAGATCAAGGTGCGCGATGTGATAACGCCGCGGCCGGTATGCCAGACCGTCAGCCCCGAAATGACAGTGGCCGACTTCGATAACCAGCTGGCCAAATGGCCATTCAGTCGCTACCCGGTGATGACAGAGGATGAGCGCGCGTTAGGCATGATTCACCGTGCAGACGTGCATCAGGCTGACCCCGGCACCCAACTCAAGGAATTGATGCGCCCTATCAGCGAAATTCACGCGGAGGATAACGTTGAACACGCCTTCGGCCGCATGCAGCGTGAACGTCAGCATCTGTGTGTCGTCTACGACAATCTCGGCAACTGGCTGGGGGTCATTACGCTGGAAGACGTGATGGAAACGATTCTGGGCGAAGACATCATTGACGAGACGGACAATGTGGCCAACCTTCGCCGCTTTGCTCGCCAGCGCTGGATCAAGCGGATCGGCGCGAAGGGAGAAGCACAGAACGCAACGACCCACTCTGATGCGACCGATGCCACCAAGGATGATGCTCAAACACCCTGA
- a CDS encoding NAD(P)/FAD-dependent oxidoreductase, with protein sequence MAPLFQDSHFFMIRLTNIQLPLDHNDIALERTILSTLGIKADQLVSFSIFRRGYDARKKARILLTYTLDVETTNDQVLLDKFSNNQQIKETPDTEYHPVAQAPITLTERPIVIGFGPCGLLAGLVLAQMGYKPIILERGKEVRERTKDTFGFWRKKILNTESNVQFGEGGAGTFSDGKLYSQVKDPKQYSRKVLNEFVAAGAPDEILFVSKPHIGTFKLVAMVEKMRAQIIALGGEIRFSARVDDIHIEDNQITGVTLADGEHLASRHVALAIGHSARDTFEMLHDKGVYIEAKPFSIGFRIEHEQSAIDKARFGPNAGNDILGAADYKLVHHCKNGRSVYSFCMCPGGTVVAATSEENRVVTNGMSQYSRNERNANSAVVVGINPSDYPGGPLAGIELQRQLESHAFVMGGSNYDAPAQTVGAFLRNETPETLGSVVPSFKPGIKLTNLADALPDFCIEAIREAIPAFNKKINGFAFEDALLTGVETRTSAPISIKRDQGFQSINTKGLYPAGEGAGYAGGIMSAAIDGIKIAEAMALSINQA encoded by the coding sequence ATGGCCCCACTCTTTCAAGACTCCCATTTTTTTATGATTAGACTTACGAATATCCAGCTGCCTCTGGATCATAACGACATCGCATTAGAACGTACTATTTTGTCTACGTTAGGTATAAAAGCTGATCAACTTGTTAGTTTTTCTATCTTTCGTCGTGGTTATGATGCCAGAAAGAAAGCGCGTATTCTCTTGACGTATACATTGGATGTAGAAACAACGAATGATCAAGTATTATTGGATAAATTTTCCAATAATCAACAGATTAAAGAAACTCCAGATACGGAATATCATCCAGTTGCACAAGCCCCTATCACATTAACGGAACGCCCCATTGTCATTGGTTTCGGTCCTTGTGGCTTGTTGGCTGGTTTGGTACTTGCTCAAATGGGCTACAAGCCTATTATCTTAGAACGTGGAAAAGAAGTGCGTGAGCGGACCAAGGATACCTTCGGCTTCTGGCGCAAGAAGATATTGAATACTGAATCCAATGTGCAATTTGGGGAAGGTGGCGCGGGTACATTCTCGGATGGAAAGCTTTATAGCCAAGTCAAGGATCCGAAGCAATATAGCCGAAAAGTACTCAATGAGTTTGTTGCTGCGGGAGCTCCTGACGAAATTCTCTTCGTCAGCAAGCCCCATATTGGGACATTCAAACTGGTCGCGATGGTCGAGAAGATGCGCGCCCAGATTATAGCGCTGGGTGGCGAAATTCGTTTTAGCGCCCGCGTTGATGATATCCACATCGAAGATAATCAAATTACTGGCGTAACGCTTGCTGATGGCGAGCATCTTGCCTCCAGACATGTCGCCTTGGCGATCGGCCACAGTGCGCGCGATACCTTTGAGATGCTGCATGACAAAGGGGTTTATATCGAAGCCAAGCCTTTCTCCATTGGCTTCCGGATCGAGCACGAACAAAGTGCCATCGATAAAGCCCGTTTTGGCCCCAATGCAGGCAATGACATTCTGGGTGCCGCTGATTACAAGCTGGTTCACCACTGCAAAAATGGCCGTTCAGTTTATAGTTTCTGCATGTGCCCTGGGGGTACTGTAGTGGCAGCCACCTCAGAAGAGAATCGTGTCGTGACCAATGGCATGAGCCAGTATTCTCGTAATGAGCGCAATGCAAACAGTGCGGTAGTCGTGGGTATCAACCCGTCTGATTATCCGGGTGGCCCCTTGGCTGGTATCGAGTTACAACGTCAACTAGAAAGCCATGCTTTTGTCATGGGCGGCAGTAACTACGATGCACCAGCGCAAACGGTCGGCGCTTTCTTGAGGAATGAAACGCCTGAAACGCTAGGCTCTGTGGTGCCGTCGTTCAAGCCGGGTATCAAGCTGACCAACCTTGCAGATGCGTTGCCCGATTTCTGTATCGAGGCGATCCGTGAGGCTATCCCGGCCTTCAACAAGAAGATCAATGGTTTCGCTTTTGAAGATGCGTTGTTGACGGGGGTTGAAACACGGACTTCCGCGCCGATAAGCATCAAGCGTGATCAAGGCTTCCAGAGTATCAACACGAAAGGCTTATATCCGGCCGGTGAAGGCGCGGGCTACGCCGGAGGCATCATGTCAGCAGCAATAGACGGCATCAAAATCGCCGAAGCAATGGCGTTGAGTATCAATCAAGCATAA
- a CDS encoding helix-turn-helix transcriptional regulator produces MHDLSNVFTTAGGVERAHQPLTPLVEDARSEMAYSPLGDWYQVHYSCGEGWVRDISLWQGAMLTLCDMVVTRAYQSQHALHDGVYLCLVLEGTLGLAGLEGRKIEISAGEGGMFRAANSLTASPHGLKSWHGVGRLRCISLLIEGEHQQPENIRGRLGAWDAQVTGALVRGTRSFRHTNLHPHPSRWTPGFSVYQQWETKMPSPGSGTVPCDEGCLLEWQGAGLQLLARALHQTQGLRTGSLDATEERATSCRHLEAVRKRLDTSPQMIHSLSELARLACMSPSSLRQKFRDAYGKSLGHYQRECRMQCAQQALSQGMSIQQVAHRAGYAHACNFATAYRRHFGLSPQEARARCHEIERQQCDR; encoded by the coding sequence ATGCATGATCTATCGAATGTTTTCACTACTGCGGGCGGTGTGGAGAGAGCCCATCAGCCGCTCACTCCGCTAGTAGAAGACGCTCGGTCGGAAATGGCCTACTCCCCATTGGGAGATTGGTATCAGGTTCACTACTCATGCGGTGAAGGGTGGGTGCGTGATATCTCTCTTTGGCAGGGAGCGATGCTGACCCTCTGTGACATGGTTGTCACGCGCGCATATCAGAGCCAGCATGCCCTTCACGATGGGGTGTATCTGTGTCTTGTACTTGAGGGCACTCTCGGCCTGGCGGGACTTGAGGGGCGCAAGATCGAGATTTCCGCGGGCGAGGGCGGCATGTTTCGCGCTGCAAATTCGCTCACCGCATCACCTCATGGGCTGAAGAGCTGGCACGGCGTTGGCAGGCTACGTTGTATCAGTCTTCTCATTGAAGGTGAGCATCAGCAGCCGGAGAACATACGCGGACGACTGGGTGCCTGGGATGCTCAAGTCACTGGTGCGCTGGTCAGAGGGACACGATCTTTTCGGCATACGAACTTGCATCCCCATCCATCACGTTGGACGCCTGGATTCAGCGTGTACCAGCAATGGGAAACGAAGATGCCGTCGCCGGGAAGCGGTACAGTCCCATGTGATGAAGGCTGCTTGCTCGAATGGCAGGGAGCAGGGCTGCAATTACTGGCGCGCGCGTTGCACCAGACACAGGGACTGCGAACTGGATCGTTGGATGCCACCGAGGAGCGCGCCACGTCATGTCGGCATCTTGAGGCGGTACGCAAGCGACTCGATACCTCACCTCAGATGATTCATTCATTGAGTGAGCTTGCGAGGCTGGCTTGTATGAGCCCGTCGAGTCTGCGACAGAAATTTCGAGATGCTTATGGAAAATCGTTGGGTCACTACCAGCGAGAGTGTCGCATGCAGTGTGCTCAGCAGGCGTTGTCACAGGGTATGAGCATTCAGCAGGTGGCACACCGCGCGGGCTACGCACACGCCTGTAACTTCGCGACTGCCTATCGTCGTCACTTTGGACTATCGCCGCAGGAGGCGCGTGCCAGATGTCATGAGATAGAACGACAACAATGTGACAGATAG
- a CDS encoding dipeptidase: MSISTRATSRKTALVLGLALGLGSALPASAAEMTDDDTADKQAPQGDHTLKRDQLVSLIEQGQENLAPDFNGFLKQVAERNKEDTVVAGAIEQYLAGETLEGDDFVNIYRLLGVYNRLQYGDDVEALLKEMVAIPTFKVGEKPQFENPEIARFGELVKAKAKEFGLSFRNVDNRVFEVELKGTGDDVFGILTHGDVVPAGEEGWTLKDGTQLNPFEMTLIDGKLYGRGTEDDKGSIAAALYAMKSLKENDVPVKRTIRLMIETTEETGGEGFEYYKANNALPEYNIVLDSGYPAITAENGFGTIDARFPLTRAGSEDTAKDSLPAITDFKGGLATNQIPERSVATLHAHDAAGAKALNQKLDELGSRYIKEHGNDFSVASQVEDDDVIVTVTGKSAHSSGPEHGINPVTRLAGLLATSGIDFQDNAYEDAVHYLNDNYGLDYHGKQLGIAYSHDFMGPLKVTPTYLEREENALRVAVNVRAPAGEKTPEELSKTIQDKLSAYAKEQGMDMALNVEIRDWMLRDPSGAWLKTLLNIFGDTTGIEAKPRSSAGSTTAKLLPNAINFGPSMPGETYTGHTSEEFKRVDNLLLDIQMFTEMLARIGNQDSLK; this comes from the coding sequence ATGTCGATTTCTACACGCGCAACTTCTCGCAAGACTGCTCTTGTACTCGGTCTTGCTCTTGGATTGGGCAGTGCGCTTCCTGCGAGCGCTGCCGAGATGACTGATGACGATACTGCTGACAAGCAGGCGCCACAGGGCGACCACACCCTCAAGCGTGACCAGCTGGTCAGCTTGATTGAACAGGGACAGGAGAATCTGGCCCCTGACTTCAATGGCTTTCTCAAGCAGGTTGCCGAGCGCAATAAAGAAGATACTGTCGTTGCCGGTGCCATCGAGCAGTATCTTGCTGGTGAGACACTGGAGGGGGATGATTTCGTCAATATATACCGTCTGTTAGGCGTGTATAACCGCCTGCAGTACGGTGATGATGTTGAAGCGCTGCTCAAGGAAATGGTGGCTATCCCGACCTTCAAGGTGGGTGAGAAGCCGCAATTCGAGAATCCTGAAATTGCTCGCTTTGGTGAGCTGGTCAAGGCCAAAGCCAAAGAATTTGGCCTGTCCTTCCGAAATGTCGACAATCGTGTCTTCGAGGTGGAACTTAAGGGCACGGGCGATGACGTGTTCGGCATCCTGACGCATGGCGATGTGGTGCCGGCCGGTGAAGAGGGCTGGACACTCAAGGACGGAACGCAGCTGAATCCATTCGAGATGACCCTGATTGACGGCAAGCTCTACGGGCGTGGTACCGAAGATGACAAGGGCTCCATCGCGGCGGCGCTTTATGCCATGAAGTCATTGAAAGAGAATGACGTGCCGGTGAAGCGCACCATTCGCCTGATGATCGAGACCACCGAAGAGACCGGTGGTGAGGGCTTTGAGTACTACAAGGCCAACAATGCGCTGCCGGAATACAATATCGTACTGGATAGCGGCTACCCGGCAATTACCGCCGAGAATGGCTTCGGTACCATTGATGCGCGCTTCCCACTGACACGTGCAGGCAGTGAAGACACTGCGAAAGACAGCCTGCCAGCCATTACCGACTTCAAGGGCGGGCTTGCGACCAATCAGATTCCTGAGCGTTCGGTCGCGACCCTGCATGCTCATGATGCTGCCGGTGCCAAGGCATTGAACCAGAAGCTGGATGAACTCGGCAGCCGTTATATCAAAGAGCATGGCAATGACTTCAGTGTCGCAAGCCAGGTGGAAGATGACGATGTGATCGTGACGGTCACCGGCAAGTCAGCACATTCCTCTGGCCCGGAGCACGGCATCAATCCGGTCACCCGGCTGGCGGGACTGCTGGCAACGTCCGGCATCGATTTTCAGGACAATGCGTATGAGGATGCTGTGCATTATCTGAACGATAATTATGGGCTGGATTATCATGGCAAGCAGCTCGGCATCGCCTATTCCCATGACTTCATGGGGCCGCTGAAGGTGACGCCGACGTACCTCGAGCGTGAAGAGAATGCGCTGCGCGTCGCGGTGAATGTGCGTGCACCAGCGGGCGAGAAGACGCCGGAAGAACTCAGCAAGACGATTCAGGACAAATTGAGTGCCTATGCCAAGGAACAGGGCATGGACATGGCTCTGAACGTCGAGATCAGAGACTGGATGCTGCGTGATCCGAGCGGTGCCTGGCTCAAGACGCTGCTCAATATCTTCGGTGATACCACCGGCATTGAGGCCAAGCCGCGCTCGTCAGCAGGAAGCACGACGGCCAAGTTGCTGCCGAATGCCATCAACTTCGGCCCGTCGATGCCTGGCGAAACTTATACTGGGCATACGTCTGAAGAATTCAAACGAGTCGATAATCTGCTGTTGGATATCCAGATGTTTACCGAGATGCTGGCCCGTATCGGGAATCAGGATTCCTTGAAGTAA
- a CDS encoding DUF3008 family protein produces MPAKSQAQQMAAGAALAAHRGEQKVSDLEGAARSMYDSMSEAELEAMAATSRDDKPRHKRES; encoded by the coding sequence ATGCCAGCCAAATCCCAGGCACAGCAGATGGCGGCAGGCGCCGCACTGGCAGCGCACAGGGGCGAGCAGAAGGTCAGCGATCTGGAGGGCGCTGCTCGTTCAATGTATGACTCGATGAGTGAAGCGGAGCTTGAGGCGATGGCCGCTACTTCGCGTGATGATAAACCGCGCCACAAGCGTGAATCCTGA